In Deinococcus puniceus, one genomic interval encodes:
- a CDS encoding carboxymuconolactone decarboxylase family protein gives MNDAPDQDFPAQTTGTRGTATQIAGRARATIFGEQEGRILDRLAALDPDLMAYIRDFAYDTVYERPGLDLKTRELLACTLLVGLGSPPELRTHLRGALRAGATETELRETLLMCVPYLGFPRVVAAFEQLRLLLEAAKKTPPTQQAGDAE, from the coding sequence ATGAACGACGCACCAGACCAAGATTTCCCGGCGCAGACCACAGGTACACGGGGCACAGCCACACAGATCGCAGGCAGGGCGCGGGCCACCATTTTTGGCGAGCAGGAAGGCCGGATTTTAGACCGACTGGCCGCCCTCGACCCTGATCTGATGGCCTACATCCGGGATTTTGCCTACGACACCGTGTACGAGCGTCCGGGCCTTGACCTGAAAACGCGGGAACTGCTGGCCTGCACGCTGTTGGTGGGGTTGGGCAGCCCGCCGGAACTGCGAACCCATCTGCGCGGCGCACTCCGGGCCGGGGCCACCGAGACAGAACTGCGCGAAACGCTGCTGATGTGCGTGCCCTATCTGGGGTTTCCGCGTGTGGTGGCGGCCTTCGAGCAACTGCGCCTGTTGCTGGAAGCGGCCAAAAAAACGCCCCCCACCCAACAGGCAGGGGACGCTGAATAA
- a CDS encoding S49 family peptidase: MAPLNLPFLNKSDSGLPNGVTHPTWVVLDLQGAYPARQPASPIAALLNRAETLEALEARVEKLCGAEWLHGVLVRFGGFAAAPATAHAVRGILGRLAQEKRVVAHLPQLTMTALIAASGATEIAAPESADVMLGGFAVESTFLGAFLKKHGIEFENLRIREYKAALTRFSQDHMDEANREQLGAYINGMEGAWARDLAEARGVSEDTARGWLSGDLTSAQGALDAGLITRIAYEDELVGPGTRPMAAVLDLFMPKKPSNAKAGRIAIIPLIGTIIPGKSRNNPVPLPLLGGPMAGSDTVTAALKRAKQDDKTKAIVLYVNSGGGSALASDLIWREVATSEKPVVVVMDEYAASGGYYVATHAKHIVASPYTLTGSIGVVSGKPVLKEFNARNNLNPERVGNDRALMYSASRPYSDDERALIERSIGEVYDRFVSRVAAGRKLTKERVNELGRGRIWSGVDALEHGLIDELGDLHTGIERAAELAGLPYDAPTWNATPKNHGPLPEFVQEAASLAHSAVTLEGLSLWPFGKERVLTWFDQDVKVR; encoded by the coding sequence ATGGCCCCCCTGAATCTTCCGTTTCTGAATAAATCCGACTCTGGCCTGCCCAACGGCGTGACCCACCCGACTTGGGTGGTGCTGGATTTGCAGGGCGCGTACCCGGCGCGGCAGCCTGCCAGCCCCATCGCCGCCCTGCTCAACCGCGCCGAAACGCTGGAAGCACTGGAAGCCCGCGTGGAAAAACTGTGCGGCGCAGAGTGGCTGCACGGCGTGTTGGTGCGCTTTGGCGGCTTTGCGGCGGCCCCAGCCACAGCCCACGCGGTGCGCGGCATTCTGGGACGGCTGGCACAGGAGAAACGGGTGGTGGCCCACCTGCCCCAACTGACCATGACCGCCCTGATCGCGGCCAGCGGCGCGACCGAAATCGCCGCGCCCGAATCGGCAGACGTGATGCTGGGCGGCTTCGCGGTGGAATCCACCTTCCTCGGGGCCTTTCTGAAAAAGCACGGCATAGAGTTCGAGAACCTGCGAATCCGCGAGTACAAGGCCGCGCTAACCCGCTTTTCTCAGGATCATATGGACGAGGCCAACCGCGAACAGTTAGGCGCGTACATCAACGGGATGGAAGGCGCGTGGGCGCGGGATTTGGCGGAGGCGCGGGGCGTCAGTGAAGACACGGCACGGGGCTGGCTGTCGGGCGACTTGACCTCGGCTCAGGGGGCGCTGGACGCGGGCCTGATCACCCGAATCGCCTACGAAGATGAACTGGTCGGCCCCGGCACCCGCCCGATGGCTGCTGTGCTGGATTTGTTTATGCCCAAAAAACCCAGCAACGCCAAAGCGGGCCGAATCGCCATTATTCCGCTGATCGGCACGATTATTCCGGGCAAGAGCCGCAACAACCCCGTACCCCTGCCCTTGCTGGGCGGCCCGATGGCCGGGTCGGATACGGTTACGGCGGCCCTCAAGCGGGCCAAGCAAGACGACAAAACCAAAGCCATCGTGCTGTACGTGAACAGCGGCGGCGGTTCGGCCCTCGCCTCTGACCTGATCTGGCGCGAGGTGGCGACCAGTGAAAAGCCTGTGGTGGTGGTCATGGACGAGTACGCGGCCAGCGGTGGCTACTACGTGGCGACGCACGCCAAGCACATCGTGGCCTCGCCGTACACCCTGACCGGCAGCATCGGCGTGGTCAGCGGCAAGCCCGTGTTGAAGGAATTCAACGCCCGCAACAACCTGAACCCGGAGCGGGTGGGCAATGACCGCGCCCTGATGTATTCGGCCTCGCGCCCCTACAGCGACGACGAACGCGCCCTGATCGAACGCAGCATTGGCGAGGTGTATGACCGCTTCGTGTCGCGGGTGGCCGCAGGCCGCAAGCTGACCAAGGAGCGCGTGAACGAACTGGGCCGAGGCCGCATCTGGAGCGGAGTGGACGCCCTAGAACACGGCCTGATCGATGAGCTGGGCGACTTGCACACCGGCATAGAACGCGCCGCAGAATTGGCAGGCCTCCCTTACGACGCGCCCACGTGGAACGCCACACCCAAAAATCACGGCCCCCTGCCCGAATTTGTGCAGGAGGCCGCGAGTCTGGCCCACAGCGCCGTAACGCTAGAAGGCCTGAGCCTGTGGCCGTTTGGCAAGGAGCGGGTGCTGACGTGGTTTGATCAGGATGTGAAAGTGAGGTAG
- a CDS encoding c-type cytochrome has product MKNTFAVTMTLLLALTLGGSYAAYQIAVAPHHTESKAEGGTGDQEERAGSVPSEEAPSATSTATGAAGSAEAQGNAKAPNAGGEQAGPNGAVMGSQGAAIGNQENGVTENNSATVATTEGAQAGENTTANEGSESGRPPAEMSSTGATVTTEAGNVEEGQAKFVSSCGACHGAEGGGGIGAALNTADGPKSWTLDQFKLTLREGKTPDRELAATMPRFSPEQLSDAEIANIHAYIKTLN; this is encoded by the coding sequence ATGAAGAACACGTTCGCCGTCACCATGACGTTGCTGCTGGCCCTGACGCTGGGCGGCTCTTATGCCGCGTACCAGATTGCTGTCGCGCCCCACCACACCGAATCCAAGGCCGAGGGCGGCACGGGCGACCAAGAAGAACGCGCCGGGTCGGTGCCCAGCGAAGAAGCGCCGAGCGCCACGAGTACGGCTACCGGGGCGGCAGGCTCCGCCGAGGCGCAGGGCAATGCCAAAGCCCCCAATGCGGGCGGTGAGCAGGCGGGGCCAAACGGCGCAGTCATGGGCAGCCAGGGCGCAGCCATAGGAAATCAGGAAAACGGCGTGACCGAGAACAACAGCGCCACCGTAGCCACCACCGAGGGCGCGCAGGCCGGAGAAAACACCACCGCCAACGAGGGCAGCGAATCGGGCCGCCCACCCGCCGAAATGTCGTCTACGGGCGCAACCGTGACCACCGAGGCAGGCAATGTAGAGGAAGGACAAGCCAAATTTGTGAGCAGTTGCGGAGCCTGCCACGGTGCAGAGGGCGGCGGCGGCATCGGCGCGGCTCTGAACACCGCCGACGGCCCCAAGAGCTGGACGCTGGATCAGTTCAAGCTGACGCTGCGTGAGGGCAAAACCCCTGACCGTGAACTGGCCGCCACCATGCCCCGCTTCTCGCCCGAGCAGCTCAGCGACGCGGAAATCGCCAATATTCACGCTTATATCAAGACGCTGAACTGA
- a CDS encoding group III truncated hemoglobin has protein sequence MTSRLLLTTSPLPDMLAGGWDGWTVQLATADALPHAAGLLVPHDGQPVRDVQNRPDRWAVLTLVSGAVRRGLPVLAWGTGAALAGRVLGAAIQAGANAEGGESTAEEWAVLPRDAQAERWLSGAPLLWRAGTVTAWAGETLPDTLKREFLNLLEVPTPHTPATPLESIGGEAVLRPLLADFYAQARADGVLGPVFAAHVSDWEAHLEAVTAFWVTMLGGGTELGSQRWRGNLNHIHAPLGVRGVHLARWLALFRTAAEAHLPPDAAQVLISRAEAMGQRLGQKRASRTESPS, from the coding sequence GTGACTTCTCGCCTGCTGCTGACCACCTCTCCCCTGCCGGACATGTTGGCTGGCGGCTGGGACGGTTGGACGGTGCAGCTTGCCACCGCCGACGCCCTGCCACACGCGGCGGGCCTGTTGGTACCGCACGACGGACAACCCGTGCGCGACGTGCAGAACAGACCGGATCGCTGGGCCGTGTTGACACTGGTATCGGGCGCGGTGCGGCGCGGATTACCGGTATTGGCGTGGGGCACGGGAGCAGCACTGGCGGGCCGGGTGCTGGGGGCAGCGATTCAGGCCGGGGCAAACGCAGAAGGCGGGGAAAGCACGGCGGAAGAATGGGCGGTCTTGCCCCGCGACGCCCAAGCCGAACGCTGGCTGAGCGGTGCGCCGCTGCTGTGGCGAGCAGGAACCGTGACCGCTTGGGCCGGGGAAACCTTGCCCGATACGCTGAAACGGGAGTTTCTGAATCTGCTTGAAGTCCCCACTCCCCACACGCCTGCCACGCCACTGGAAAGTATTGGGGGCGAGGCAGTTTTGCGTCCCCTGCTGGCCGATTTTTACGCACAGGCACGGGCGGATGGGGTACTTGGGCCAGTCTTCGCCGCCCACGTGTCCGACTGGGAAGCGCACCTAGAGGCCGTGACCGCCTTTTGGGTCACGATGCTGGGGGGCGGGACTGAACTGGGGAGCCAACGCTGGCGCGGCAATTTGAACCACATTCACGCGCCGTTGGGAGTGCGCGGGGTGCATCTGGCCCGCTGGCTGGCCCTGTTCCGCACCGCCGCCGAAGCCCACCTGCCGCCCGACGCCGCTCAGGTACTGATCTCACGGGCCGAAGCGATGGGCCAGAGGCTGGGGCAAAAGCGGGCCAGCAGAACTGAAAGCCCTAGCTGA